The following is a genomic window from Desulfomonilia bacterium.
AGATATAATTTCGGTATGATCATAAAAAACATTAGGTTTAGTAAGAAAAAAAGAGAATGAATTGACCCGTAAATAACTTTTTGGGTGAAGGGAGAAGCCCCGGCAACAGGACTTCTCCCTGTAAACGTTTATTGTTTAAACGCTAAAGAAGGAAGCAATCAATACAGTTCGACCGGTTAAAGCCCTTCAAATATCCTCACCGCCTGTACGGCATTTTCACCATAGGCGTCAGCGCCCATTTCTTCACATAGTTTCTGGGACGTACAGGCCCCTCCTATTGCCACCTTTGCATCGATGCCGGCGCTTTTCAGTCCCTGCACCACCTGCGATATGTTGTTGACCATTGTGCTTAAAAGAACTGAAAGCCCGATCAGCCTTGCACCGGTTTCCTTGGCTGTCCTGACAATCTTTTCCGCATCCACGTCGACGCCCAGGTCGATAACCTCGAACCCGTTCGCGCCCAGCAGCATGCCCACTATGTTTTTGCCTATCTCGTGGATGTCACCTTTGACGGTTGCAAGGATGACCTTGCCTTTCTTGCCCGATTCGCCCGGGTCCATTCTTGCCTTTATAAGAGGCATGGCCTCGTTAACGACTTCTCCAGCCATTACCAGATCAGCCAGGAAATATTCCCCTGATTCGAAGAGCTCTCCCACCCTGGCAAGTCCGGGCGCTATGCCGTCCTGTATGATGGCAAGAGGGCTCAGTCCCTCGGTAAAGCACTGCTCGACAAGGGCAGGGATTCCGTCAATGTCCATTTCCTCGACAGCCTTACTAACCTTTAACAGCGTCTCACTCATATCGTCTCCTTGTTATCAGGCGGTTAAGCCTGAATATTTTCCGAATTTATGTGCGGCCCCGATCATTATCCTGAGCTTGTGCGCCGGGATAGTGTTCAGAGAATGTGCGGGTGACATGATATATCTGCCTCCAGGGGCCAGATTTTCAATAAGCTTTTTCACTTCCGCAGTCACCTCTTCATCTTCAGAGCGGTCGGTCAGAAGATAATCGACGCCGATGTTTCCTATGATCGCAGCCTTGTCTCCGTGCAGTTTTTTCTCTTTATAAATATCTACGTTGGATGTCGGCTCATAGGCGTGGAAACCGTCAAAACCCCATGAAATGAACATGTCGAAGAGAATCGTATTGTCGCCGCAGGAATGCAGGATGATTTTACCTCCGCGGTCATGCACCGCCCTGGTAAGCCTTCTGTAGTGCGCTCCGAAGAGCTCTTCCGAGATTTTCGGGCTGAATGTGGGCCCTGTCTTGTGAGCGAAGTCATCACCCTGCAGCACGATCTTTGATCCCGCATCCATCATTGCCATTGTGCCCGCCAGTTCAATTGATGCTACCCAGTCGACATAGCGTTTGATAATGTCCTTTTCCTTTCTTATCCAGATCGGCGCCTTATCGAAGCCTATTGCACCTGTTATGCTTTCATGCATGCCGAAGGCGGCCTGGCCGATTATGCAGATATCGTCCCCGTAGCGGCTGAAAGCCTTTTTGAAAAACCTGAACACCCTGTCTGCGAAATCGACGGGCTTCTCAAAATGCGGCCATTCCTCGAATGCCTTCCTTGAAGTGAAAACCGGTCCTTTGTACATGTAATCTGCGTTTCCATACGCATCCTCGATCAGTGTATAAAGCATGCCGTTTATGGTGGCTATTGTCTTTGAATTGACAAGCAGCGTTTCGCAGCCGCTAAGGACCCAGATTGCATCAAATCCGAGTTCGACCGCCGCTTTAATTCGGTTGAGATATGAATCCCGGATGATACTTCTCAGCAGCCTGCTGTTAACCTGCCATCCCCTGTCCATTATCCAGTTCATCAGAGGGTTTTTTGCGAAAAATGACGTCGGAATGAGGGGTTTTCCCAGCACCTGCTGAGCTGTGTTGTCTTCCATGCCCGCACACATTACCGGTACGCGGTCGACCGGTTTGCCTTCGAGTGTCCTGATAATGCGCTCGGTTGGGGTCATCAGTATTCAGATACCTGATATGGGATAATTCCCGTATTGTTTGCAGGCGTCTACCATGACCTTCTGCTTGTGAGCCGGCATCGATGAAAGCCCGTGCGCGGCCGAGAGTATGTAACGCCCGCCGGGGGCGAGTTCTCTGATGAGTCTCCTGACCTCTTCAACCACTTCCTCGTCTTTCGAACGCTCGGACAGGATGTAGTCGACGCCTACGCCGCCTACGATGGTCAGCCTGTCGCCTCGTTCGCGTTTCTGTCTGTTTATGTCCACATTCGAGGTGTTCTCATATCCGTGGCAGCCGTCCGCCCCCCACTTGATGAAATAATCGAACAGGAGAGTATTGTCTCCGCATGAGTGATGGATATAGCGGCCGCCCCTGTCGTGGACCGCTTTGATGATGCGCGTGTATGAAGGCCCGAAAAGCTCGTCAATGAGTTTGGGTCTCATCATGGGGCCGGTCTTGAATGCAAAGTCGTCAGTCTGGATGACGACTTTGATCCCGGCGTCCATGATCGCCATGATCGTCTTCATGCAGACCTCTTCGGCCCATGAGATGTATCTGTCAATGAGGTCCTTTTCCCTCTTTATCCACACGGGCATCCTCTCGAAGCCTATGGCCCAGAGCATGCTTTCCTGTATGCCGTATGCCGAGCCCTGTCCGACAAGACAGATATCGTCGCCGTATTTCGCCGCCATTTTTTTCATGAACAGGTAATCCTTGTGGGCAAGGTCATCGATATCCGGCCACCACGGCCATGCCTCGAAATCCTCCCTGCTCTTTATGCCGGGGCCCCGGTACATGTAGATTGCGTTACCGTAGCCGTCCTCCATAAGGTCGAAGATGGAGCCCGAAAAGCGCACCATTGTCTTTGAATCGAGAACCGTGAATGTCCTGTCATGTATCGCCCAGGTTGCATCAAAACCGAGTACAAGGGCTGCCTTTATACGCTTGTCCAGCGTGGAGTCTATGAAAGGCTGGATTACAGGGCCTGTCAGTTTGGGCCCGAAATTATCCAGGAAAAACCGTGAAACAGGGTTCCATAACATCTTGATAGGCTTGATGAGCGGCTGTCCCAGCACCTCGTTGAAGCCCCTGTCCTCCATGAGCGCGCAGAATACGGGCACTCGGTCCACCTGTTTGCCGTCCAGCACATCGATTATCCTTTGGGTTGCATTCATGAACACCTCGCATAAAAATCATGGGTATAACTGCATCAAATAAAAAACATAGTACGGATTTATCGGCATATGGCAAGCAGGTAATTTGTCTTGACGAATTGTTCATTATCAACTTCAATTGAATTAAAATATCCTGGAGGTTTTCATGGCCGATACCATTTATGAAATCAAAGATAACATTGCCCTCATAACACTGAACCGGCCGGACAAGCTGAATTCGGTGACAATGTCCCAGCTTGAGGATTTGATAATTCAGCTCAACCGGTTCGAGCAGGACGATAATGTCAGGGCGATAATAATAACGGCGACCGGCCGCGGATTTTGCACAGGTGCCGACCTCTCAGGCGGCGGCGGCCGACACGATGTGGCCACGCCTGTCGGCATGAAACTCTCCGCGCACATCTACGGCCGCATATGCTTTACAATCGCGTCCATTGAAAAGCCTGTGATTGCGGCGGTCAACGGCATTGCGGCTGGTTCTGGCTGCAATCTGGCTCTGTGCTGCGATATTATCCTTGCGGCAAAATCCTCCAAGTTCATACAGATATTCGTAAAGCGCGGCATGGTGCCGGACTGCGGCGGCACGTACTTCCTCCCGAGGCTTGTGGGCCTTGCCAAGGCCAAGGAGCTCATCATGACAGGCGACCCGGTTCTTCCTGACGAGGCGCTAAGGCTGGGCATGGTTAACCGCGTTGTCGATGATGACAAGCTCATGGAAGAGGCGATGGCACTGGCTGCGAAACTTGCCAAAGGGCCCACCCGCTCGATAGGCATGATAAAGCACCTTGTCAACCGCTCGTACGAAGCTGACCTGATGAGCCAGCTGGATATGGAGGCTGCGTTTCAGGGACTGGCGACAGCGACGGAGGATATGCGCGAGGGGTGGGTGAGCTTTTTCGAAAAGAGGGAGCCGAAGTTCCAGGGTAAGTAGGGGGTGCGGGGCGTGATAACTTCGCATCTCTTTGTCGCTCCTCATCGATTTCATTGCGGCATACGGCAATGTATGCCTCATGAATCGATTTCGTCACTCCTCGACCTGCTTTGTTCTGACGCCCTGCAATTCCTTGGACCACTGAATAATTTTAAATGTAAGCAGGAATATCCAGATTGTTGCTCATTATCAAGGACAAGGGGGGACACTCTGACTAACGGTTTATCAGTGAAGTCATTTTATCATGAGCGTCCCTAAAAGGTCCTCTAAAAGGTCCTATTATGTTTATTTCACTTTGGATCCTTTCGGGGCATGGCACATAGACAGC
Proteins encoded in this region:
- a CDS encoding cobalamin-dependent protein (Presence of a B(12) (cobalamin)-binding domain implies dependence on cobalamin itself, in one of its several forms, or in some unusual lineages, dependence on a cobalamin-like analog.), whose translation is MSETLLKVSKAVEEMDIDGIPALVEQCFTEGLSPLAIIQDGIAPGLARVGELFESGEYFLADLVMAGEVVNEAMPLIKARMDPGESGKKGKVILATVKGDIHEIGKNIVGMLLGANGFEVIDLGVDVDAEKIVRTAKETGARLIGLSVLLSTMVNNISQVVQGLKSAGIDAKVAIGGACTSQKLCEEMGADAYGENAVQAVRIFEGL
- a CDS encoding uroporphyrinogen decarboxylase family protein, whose protein sequence is MTPTERIIRTLEGKPVDRVPVMCAGMEDNTAQQVLGKPLIPTSFFAKNPLMNWIMDRGWQVNSRLLRSIIRDSYLNRIKAAVELGFDAIWVLSGCETLLVNSKTIATINGMLYTLIEDAYGNADYMYKGPVFTSRKAFEEWPHFEKPVDFADRVFRFFKKAFSRYGDDICIIGQAAFGMHESITGAIGFDKAPIWIRKEKDIIKRYVDWVASIELAGTMAMMDAGSKIVLQGDDFAHKTGPTFSPKISEELFGAHYRRLTRAVHDRGGKIILHSCGDNTILFDMFISWGFDGFHAYEPTSNVDIYKEKKLHGDKAAIIGNIGVDYLLTDRSEDEEVTAEVKKLIENLAPGGRYIMSPAHSLNTIPAHKLRIMIGAAHKFGKYSGLTA
- a CDS encoding uroporphyrinogen decarboxylase family protein; translated protein: MNATQRIIDVLDGKQVDRVPVFCALMEDRGFNEVLGQPLIKPIKMLWNPVSRFFLDNFGPKLTGPVIQPFIDSTLDKRIKAALVLGFDATWAIHDRTFTVLDSKTMVRFSGSIFDLMEDGYGNAIYMYRGPGIKSREDFEAWPWWPDIDDLAHKDYLFMKKMAAKYGDDICLVGQGSAYGIQESMLWAIGFERMPVWIKREKDLIDRYISWAEEVCMKTIMAIMDAGIKVVIQTDDFAFKTGPMMRPKLIDELFGPSYTRIIKAVHDRGGRYIHHSCGDNTLLFDYFIKWGADGCHGYENTSNVDINRQKRERGDRLTIVGGVGVDYILSERSKDEEVVEEVRRLIRELAPGGRYILSAAHGLSSMPAHKQKVMVDACKQYGNYPISGI
- a CDS encoding enoyl-CoA hydratase-related protein, translating into MADTIYEIKDNIALITLNRPDKLNSVTMSQLEDLIIQLNRFEQDDNVRAIIITATGRGFCTGADLSGGGGRHDVATPVGMKLSAHIYGRICFTIASIEKPVIAAVNGIAAGSGCNLALCCDIILAAKSSKFIQIFVKRGMVPDCGGTYFLPRLVGLAKAKELIMTGDPVLPDEALRLGMVNRVVDDDKLMEEAMALAAKLAKGPTRSIGMIKHLVNRSYEADLMSQLDMEAAFQGLATATEDMREGWVSFFEKREPKFQGK